The Anomaloglossus baeobatrachus isolate aAnoBae1 chromosome 7, aAnoBae1.hap1, whole genome shotgun sequence sequence atagcgctattaattccacagcgctttacatacattggcaatactgtccccattggggctcacaatctagagtccctatctgtatgtctttggagtgtgggaggaaaccggagtacccggaggaaacccacgcaaacacggggagaacatacaaactccttgcagatagtgtccttggtgggatttgaacccaggaccctagcgctgcaagactgtagtgctaaccactgagccaccgtgctgccctgtaCCCCCATATACGGTAGTACTGTTCTCTCCATACCCTCGTAAATCTCAAAATTATTGTGTATACTGACATTCCAACTATAACACTATATACCTTGTCATTGTGCTGTATAGCCAGTTTCTCCAGTATCAGGCTCTGCTGTAGACAATGTGGTGTCTCTTAGAAGAGCCCTTGTGGTGTGGAGGATGGGAGCAGCGGTGGTGatcacttggcgctggtgtacttggtgacggccttggtgccctcggacacggcgtgcttggccagctctcccggcagcagcaggcgcacggcggtctggatctcccgggaggtgatggtgtggcgcttgttgtaatgagccaggcgggaggcttcccctgagatgcgctcgaagatgtcacccacgaagcagttcatgatgcccatggccttggaggagatgccggtgtcggggtgcacctgcttcagcaccttgtacacgtagatggcatagctctccttccggctcttcctccgcttcttgccgtccttcttctgagtcttggtcacggctttcttggagcccttcttGGCGGCTGGGGTGGACTTGGCGGGATCAGGCATGATGAGAACAGAAAGAACTCGTCACAAGAGAAGAGATTAGTGATCCTGGTCCTCCCAGAGCGGCCGTATTTATAGACCAGCCATGCAAATGAGCACTGATGCCACATCGCTGTTCTATTGAGGGGAAAAAGGCATGTGACTTGTGGAAACGTCATGATCAACGCCCCTGCAGCTCATTGGTGGACCCACAAGTCTCATTTCCATGGCTGACTTCAGATTCAGTCAATGACAGGAGAGGAGGGCGGAGCAGCCGCTTATAAAACACTCCGGAGCCGCACTCGCGTCACATTACAGTTCTTTACCTGCTGATCTTTAAAAACGCAgcgatgtctggacgcggcaaacaaggagggaaggcccgcgctaaggccaagacccgctcatcccgggcaggactgcagttcccggtcggtcgtgtgcacaggcttctccgcaagggcaattacgccgagagagtgggcgccggcgctccggtctacctggccgctgtgctcgagtatctgaccgctgagatcctggaactggccggcaatgctgcccgggacaacaagaagacccgcatcatcccccggcacctgcagctggccgtgcgcaatgacgaggagctgaacaggctgctgggtggggtgaccattgcccagggaggcgtcctgcccaacatccaggccgtgctgctgcccaagaagacCGAGAGCGGCAAGAAGAGCAAGTGACGCCGCTGACCCCGCATCctccacaacacaaaggctcttctaagagccaccacatcctcctcATCAGAGCTGATTCCGCTGCTATCGGCCGATGTCTGAACTTATCGGATTGTCTGATAGAACAGGAGCACCAGGCGGTGTATAGATATATGTACTTCCCGCACTCCTGTGCTGCGTTTCCTACAGAGCAGATATTCAGGGCGTGAAATGAATGGGCTGATCTGCTCCAGAGCTGACATCATGTGGTGATGAAACCTAGAAGCAATTTTACAGAAGTCACAAACTTCCCCGCTAAATAGGGTCACAGTCATGCGCAGCCGGAACTATGGATACAGGTAGATCTGCCCGATCACCTCGTATGTTCTAGCAGGATGTGGGGGGTACAATAATACCCGTTCTTCTCACAGTCGCCATATGTCAAGGGAATGGGTACTATTGTGGAGCGGGATCGGCCGATACTTGGCCAGTAATGAGTTAAATACGGGAAGGAGACACTTGTACTGGATTATACACCCCGGACTTATCTGTATTATCAGACACATGACAGATCAGTGACAGTTACAGCATTCCCCGGAGATCGGCAGTCAgctcaccccacagcagcaggacaaACTGTAAAGAAGGCAGGAGCACGTGTCACAGAAAAGGGACAGAAGAAACCGTCACCACTGAGCGGGAATTTCAAATTCGTCGTAGCTCCGCCTATATAcacgtcattaaagggaacctgtcatcaggaatttggctttcaacttaaacgtttccccctctgcagctcctgggctgcattctaggaaggtttttgtactttttgtgcccctttttaaagcaaaataaacactttataaacttgtacctttctgtttgaaaatcttgttaattttccatgggggcgggccgtgtggcgtccgttgctgtagcttacgccgtcccccatgctccaaatcatgcctcataacgccgcccactgcgccgaggtcccgtgcacgccgggacacctagtgacgtggtcgcaggcacgagagtatgggcggcgctgtgattgcatcgcaagtgcgcgcccatactctcgtgtgcgcgctctcccctctgtacgtcgctcagatcctttgcttctcctgtgctccgctcctcccatctatttcctgctgcagggtacgatgggaaggaggtgacgtcgggccggcgcagaacgctggaggcagtgggggaaagggcgggcacgaaagTATGGGCGGGcatttgcgatgcaatcacagcgccgcccatactctcgtgcatgcgaccacgtcactaggtgtcccggcgtgcacgggacctcggcgcagtgggcggcgttatgaggcatgatttggagcatgggggacggcgtaagctacagcaacggacgccacacggcccgcccccatggaaaattaacaagattttcaaacagaaaggtacaagtttataaagtgtttattttgctttaaaaaggggcacaaaaagtacaaaaaccttcctagaatgcagcccaggagctgcagagggggaaacgtttaggttgaaagccaaattcctgatgacaggttccctttaagagcgctCATCCGTGTGTTAACCCTTTGGTGTCACCGTATTCAGCTGCGGTTTCAGTTACTTTTCAGTCTCCGCTGCTGTGACCCTCCTGCCATTATTGTGAACATCCCCCCAATCGCTGCTCTCCGTCCATCTGATTATAGCCTGCGCCTCTGCATATAGGGGGGATTATATTGTGAGGATTCAGGTCTGGGGCAGCTCTACAATGCTCCGGATACAGCGCAGTCCTGTCCTCCAGACCTGCTGCCCCCGCACACGGTGATCGCGCTGGATGGAGGATGAGCCGCCATTATTATTCTGAAGGGTTATCATTAATCTTCGGTGGCCGCCATCGATCCGAGACTAAAGTGTCCAAGACGCGGTGATTACACAGGAGTCTATAAACCCGGTACACTGCGTCCATCTATCCAGCTGCCTCATACAGCGTTATTTCCGGTGAATATTCGCTGCACCCGATCACCCACACGGGTCTCATCCTAAGAATATCATTAAGCAGCATCAATACATTCATCTCACAGCAGAACTTTGCTTCTTACTCTGTAGTGACCGCAGCACAGCAGGATATGGACTGTGCTCAGATATCGCCATGTTCGGCTATACCACCCCCATCATGTACCCCGGTGTTATATGATCAGCCACATGATAGATCAGTGAGAGCGAACAGCATTCACCAGGGCACAGGAGATCCGCCCTCCgctcaccccacagcagcaggacattgtagcctttcaggtagatgtgggtggctctgaaaagagcctttgtgttgtcagaatagagcagaattaacccccgaagccgtagagagtgcggccctggcgcttcagcgcgtacaccacgtccatggcggtgacggtcttcctcttggcgtgctcggtgtaggtgacggcgtcacggatcacattctccaggaaaactttcaggactccgcgagtctcttcgtaaatgaggccggagatgcgcttgacgcctcctctgcgggcgagacggcggatggcaggcttggtgatgccctggatgttatcacggagcaccttcctgtgccgcttggcgccTCCTTTCCCAAGACCTTTTCCTCCTTTACCGCGACCAGACATCTTCAGAGTAGTTAGAACAGAACAAGTGATGAACTGCCGCCGGCTCCTCCTTTATGTAGAGGATGGTCGGACCAGAAGGAGAACTGAGGAGATGACGCGGGTCCGGGGCGTGTTTTATAAACTGAGAACTCCGCCCTTTCCTCTGCTGATTGGCTGAATACGGGACTGTTAGGGAGTTTGAATTTACCGCCCTTTCTGCTTCTTCTGCAGTTCTTTTGACTCTAATATAACTTCTTCCCCATGAGAATTAGCCCAAATACAGTCCATAGATACACTCCACCGAACACTAACGTGTTATGTAAGCACCTTTCCAGATCTCCGTCATTATCTCCCCAGTCGCTTATTCCTGCAGTCTATGTACAGATCAGTTCCACAGCTACAAGCAGGAGGTCCGTGCTATAACATGATCTTACATTTTCCCAGAAAAGCGGCCTCACACTCTGGCGCCAATGTCCGGTGTGTGGAGGAATATAAACGGCTTCATCACCAGCCAGAGTATGAAGATTGCTGAGTAGTAGTGCAGAGCAGGcacgggatgatgggagcagtagttaggcagcagtcacacggcCGTATAACTGGGGCGGGGATCGCACACAATGCTCCGACTGGCCGAGGCTCTTCCTGACCGGAGCGTGAGAGGTCCATAGCAATAGAAGCTTAGAAAAAGCAAAATCCTTCAGATATGATTCAAGTAAATACTAGTAAAAAGATCGAGTAAATAGAGAGACCTCAGGGAGACCTGTTTGGTTACCCATGGGGTGTTTGCAAAACcactaataaaaaaatgaaaagaaaaaccgGAGAAACAAGTGGGGTATCCTGCAAAACAATGACATTGATTTGGGTACAAAAACCATATCAGATACAAATATTGAATATAAAAAAGAGGGAAAGATGACAGATGCAAGAGACTTCTGGCAGGAAAAAAATCACTACAGACCTGTGTAATTACATATGGGTAAGTACCACCCTGCTGCCAAAGTCATAACAATTGTAGTCACAACCATGTAGTCATTCCAtcaaataattattatttatatatataattatactatgtaggaggaataaaaaaaaaaaatcagggattACATACCATTAAACAGTTTAAATTAATGCAGGGATAAAGTGCCAGCAATGCAAGGTTCTGGATATTTTAACAAAACCCCTACAAACTTACACAATTAGAACTgccctccttaaccccttcacccccggccactaaaacaccctaatgaccgggccattttttgcaattctgaccagtgtcactttgacaggttataactctggaacgcttcaacggatcctggcgattctgacattgttttttcgtgacatattgtacttcatgtcagtggtaaatttaggccgatattttttgcgtttatttgtgaaaatttaggaaatttggcgaaaatattgaaaatttcgcaaatttcaaactttgaaaatttatgcccataaatctgagagatatgtcacacaaaatagttactaaataacatttcccacatgtctactttacatcagcgcaattttcgaaacaaattttttttccgttaggaagttagaaggggtcaaaggtcatcagcaaattctcatttttccaacaaaatttacaaaataatttttttagggaccacatcacatttgaagtgactttgagaggccgaggtgacagaaaatacccaaaagtgaccccattctaaaaactacacccctcacactgctcaaaaccacatccaataagattattaaccctttaggtgcttcacaggaaccaaagcaatgtggaaggaaaaaatgaaaattttactttttaacacaaaaatgttactttagccataaaattttcatttttacaagggagaaaagagaaagtacacaatacaatttattgtgcatgttctcctgagtacgctgataccccatatgtggtaaaaatcaattgtttgggcgcacggcagagctcggaagggaaggagcgccatttgaatttttgaacgcaaaattagctgcactcattagcggacgccatgtcgggtttgaagaccccctgaggtgcctaaacaatggagctcccccataagtgaccccattttggaaactagaggcctcaaataatttttctagatgtttggtgagcactttgaacccctgggggcttcacaaaagtttatagcgttgagccgtgaaaagaaaaaaaaatttttttaccacaaaacggttgcttcaactaggtagctttttttttcacaagggtaacaggaaaaaatgcaccataaaatgtattgtgcattttctcctgagtacgcagatacctcatatgtggtggaaatcaaatgtttggacacacagcagtgctcggaaggcaaggagcgccatttgaatttttgagtgcaaaattagctgcacctgttagcggacgccatgtcgggtttgaagaccccctgaggtgcctaaacaatggaactcccccacaagtgaccccattttggaaactagaggcctcaaataatttttctagatgtttggtgagcactttgaacccctgggggcttcacaaaagtttatagcgttgagccgtgaaaagaaaaaaaattttttttaccacaaaacggttgcttcaactaggtagctttttttttcacaagggtaacaggaaaaaatgcaccataaaatgtattgtgcattttctcctgagtacgcagatacctcatatgtggtggaaatcaaatgtttggacacacagcagtgctcggaaggcaaggagcgccatttgaatttttgagtgcaaaattagctgcacctgttagcggacgccatgtcgggtttgaagaccccctgaggtgcctaaacaatggagctcccccacaagtgaccccattttggaaactagaggcctcaaataatttttctagatgtttggtgagcactttgaacccctgggggcttcacaaaagtttatagcgttgagccgtgaaaagaaaaaaatttttttttaccacaaaacggttgcttcaactaggtagctttttttttcacaagggtaacaggaaaaaatgcaccataaaatgtattgtgcattttctcctgagtacgcagatacctcatatgtggtggaaagtaattgtttgggcgcatggcggggctcagaagagaaggagcgccatttgacagcaaaattggttggaatcattagcggacaccatgtcacgtttggagaccccctatggtgcctaaacagtggagctcccccacaagtgacaccattttggaaactagagccctcaaataatttttctagatgtttggtgagcactttgaacacctgggggcttcacagaagtttatagcgttgagccgtgaaaagaaaaaaaaaattttttaccacaaaacggttgcttcaactaggtagctttttttttcacaaggctatcaggaaaaaatgcaccataaaatgtattgtgcattttctcctgagtacgcagatacctcatatgtggtggaaagtaattgtttgggcgcatggcggggctaagaagagaaggagcgccatttgacagcaaaattggttggaatcattagcggacgccatgtcacgtttggagaccccctatggtgcctaaacagtggagctcccccacaagtgacaccattttggaaactagagccctcaaatattttttctagatgtttggtgagcactttgaacacctgggggcttcacagaagtttatagcgttgagccgtgaaaagaattttttttttttttaccacaaaatggttgcttcaactaggtagctttttttttcacaagggtaacaggaaaaaatgcaccataaaatgtattgtgcattttctcctgagtacgcagatacctcatatgtggtggaaagtaattgtttgagcgcatggcggggctcagaagagaaggagcgccatttgacttttcaaacgcagtgcactgatcggccgctgcaggacgcacggtcggatgcgataaaaaaaagcgtcggggatacgtaaaaaaaaaaagtcacgccaaaaattgaccatggatgcagatacgttatgtgcatccctgatcagcgcttggcgggacgcacggacggatgcgatacaaaaagcgtcgcaaatacggaaaaaagtcacgccaaaaattgagcagggatgccgatccgttatctgcatccctaatcagcgctcggcgggacgcacggacggatgcgatacaaaaagcgtcggggatacggaaaaaaagcattccgtgacctgatggcggcagctgtcccacgttactcggtccccagccgccactatttctcccggtgtgccgtccccgcgttgcataaccacgtgtcacaaaacatcacacgtgccctgaacaacgctgtttcacccaaggtccacctaaccacagacacgtggacaagtgcttgtgggcaaggccgctacatctcgttgacggcacactgggttaatattgtggaagctgggacccagtctgagcgagggacggaacacgtccttcccacaccaaggtttgcaggccctacctcagtcagtgtttcacccacactctacagctccggaatgtcatgctcttcagcctcctcctcctcctgcgcatcctcatccactgtgccctccacaccagtcacaagctggaagcactgcagcactgcctcggcgaagcggcaacaggctgtgctgaagctaatctgcataggtgacaaaccccacaatgcagaagagctgtggacagctctgaaacagcaggcagatcactggctcacacctctgaacctaaagccaggaaaggtcgtgtgtgacaatggccggaacctggtggcggctttgaggcgaggccagctgacacatgttccatgcgtggcccatgtgctcaacctcgtggttcagcggtttataaagtcatacccagagctgtctgatctgctggtaaaagttcgccgcctgtctgcacattttcgaaagtcacctactgcttcagccggccttgccggctttcagcgcagtttgcatcttccggctcacagactggtgtgtgatgtccccacgcattggaattcaactctgcacatgttggtcaggatatgtgagcagaagagggcagttgttgagtacctgcatcacctaagccgtcgggaaatgggtcaaactccacacataacacctgaggagtagagatggatgtcagac is a genomic window containing:
- the LOC142246254 gene encoding histone H4 yields the protein MSGRGKGGKGLGKGGAKRHRKVLRDNIQGITKPAIRRLARRGGVKRISGLIYEETRGVLKVFLENVIRDAVTYTEHAKRKTVTAMDVVYALKRQGRTLYGFGG
- the LOC142246253 gene encoding histone H2A type 1-like, whose product is MSGRGKQGGKARAKAKTRSSRAGLQFPVGRVHRLLRKGNYAERVGAGAPVYLAAVLEYLTAEILELAGNAARDNKKTRIIPRHLQLAVRNDEELNRLLGGVTIAQGGVLPNIQAVLLPKKTESGKKSK
- the LOC142246252 gene encoding histone H2B 1.1-like, yielding MPDPAKSTPAAKKGSKKAVTKTQKKDGKKRRKSRKESYAIYVYKVLKQVHPDTGISSKAMGIMNCFVGDIFERISGEASRLAHYNKRHTITSREIQTAVRLLLPGELAKHAVSEGTKAVTKYTSAK